Below is a window of Onychostoma macrolepis isolate SWU-2019 chromosome 06, ASM1243209v1, whole genome shotgun sequence DNA.
TATATGTGCTTGTGTGGATGTGACACAGGAAATGTGGGTCATACATTGGATGTATATATCCTATTATTCCAACATAGGTTCAGCCGGGTTGcacaacaaagaaaaacaatgacTTTCGGAGATTCATATGTCTTTTACACATACAAATTGCTTTATGCTGGGAAAAACACTGTCATCAAAACATATTCACACACCCTCAGACTTCCATTATACACCTAcgtcctacaccttccacagaatatataaatacagataaatacatttagaccactcaacttaatgattgctatcaggatgtgaagagactttcaatcagaataacaaaaaatgtttctgaagacaatcacctatggcacctttaacttCAGTATAACAGCTCTACATTAAAGTACACAGCCTTAACACCAACTCACCAGGGCAATCTCCATTGCAGATGGAGAGGATGATGAAGTTTGTACAGAGGAAGAGCTCAACTCCCTCCCTTTTACCTCTTCTATGGCCGTTGTGATGTGTTAGTCGTCAAAGCTTTGATTCCAGACTGCATGAGGgagaaattaatttaataccCAATCCATGCTACCATCACACACAATCAAGAAAACAAATAGTCGTGTATTAAAGCGTCGGGGAAAAAAATAGAGTGTGTGTCAGACAGATTTAAGTTACATTTTGTTTACCTATCTTTTAAGGACCGAAGAGGAAGAGTGAACGACGACTGATCTTCATCATGATTCTCGCTCTTTCTGTCACTTTACGCACAGCTGTCAACTGTACATAGAGCGCGGACAAACTTAGATACAGAAACCaccatttaattaataaaatatgacataaaCATGTAGAAATGTGCAGcaaattacataattaattgtcaaataaaaataaactataaaagcACATCTTAGTAAAAGCTAAGATTCGTTTCAAATATGCTGCAACGGCTAACTTAACAACTGCTCCTATACAGTTTTCTTCCTAAAATACAAAGCTAACAATAAACACACTGGAAAATATTGGAAATAAGGTGGCGCAACACCAGTCAGATGATTTCTGTCAGTTAGCCGGTAATGCTAACAGTCACCTCTCAATCCATCATAAACCATAAAGTTTACCTTACACACAGTTGTTCCGTTTTCCGGTATCTCCAAAAAAATTGCGTATTTTCGTTTCAAGCAATCGATGTTTATTGAAGTAGAGGTAAAACCGCAGGCGTACGTTACACAACAGTTTTCAATATCACACTCCTGCGCGGAGACCGTGGGCACAGCACATAGTTTGGAGTTACGCTTGCGCGATAAAGTTGTACGTTGTTTGCGTAACTCATGCGTCCTCTTTGCTCAGCCTGCAGAAAAACGGCCAAGAACCGGTTTCAGCTCGATTTTTCCAGCGGTGCCGGTTACACGTGCTCCGGGGAGAGACGCTTGATGCCCCCCACTGGAACACTGAGGTAAATGCCTTCCCAAACTAGTAGGGGGAGGTTGCAGACCTGGAGCAGGCAGATGCACGGCCCAGACAGTTTCACGCCCCTGTTGTTACTGATGCGTCCAGTAGGGGGAGGCTGCTGTACAGTATGAGCCATCAGAACAGAAGCGACACAAAAAAGAGGTATGTTAAATAATCGCTAAAGTATATGATTAGATAAGTAAATGATTAGCTAAGAGTTGATgtcaattaattttaatatgttaatagataggtctataaatgtatttattgacgGTCAGGATGATGTAAGTACGGTAGTAACATTTGCATGTAACGTTAtgctatttgtttttttttgttttttgtagaaAGACTTTTGTATGTGTGCTAGCTATTTTGATTGTTTCTCTTGTAGATTGGAAATGCCTGCATGAAACTCTATGAAGAGATTTGAGCACATGTATAAATctttttcacattattttataaCAGCTGTAGTTTATTTGAGACTTTTTAGAGAGTTTcttcatttcatatttgaatGGCAAGTGGTAGTCtgcttaatttttctttttactctCACAGGGCAAAGACATGTACACTGCCAACATGCATGCCACAACCCCCAAGCCTACTCTCCAGTGAGTATTGAATGCATAAATCATACTATATGACATCTACCATAAGTCAGAAGTAAAATAAAAGGTATTCTTTATTGgtgttatttgtgttttttaggATAATGCTACCATGAAGGATGCCCTTTCCTACATGAACACAAGTCACCATCCCAGACCATTATCTGTTATGTGTACGATTTTACATGGTTTAGCTCATAAGAATATAGTAATTGTTAAACTTTGTGGTTTGGATGAATTGTTCTTTTATGCTGGTTTTACGGAGGGTGATTTTACCCCAGTATCATAAGGCAAAGATAATGCAAATGTGAAATGGATTGTcataacactttttttataCTCCCTGACCCTGGCCATAACCATTGCTTATGCATCCCTATAGGTATTGAAGCTACTCTAAAGAGAGATCCTCCTTCTAGTCTCCCTGTATAGTAATCAAAGCCTGGTTTTGGAGATGACCAGCACAGAGACATCTTTAGGTCCACAGCTAAGAGACGATTGCCACGTTCCTATGGCATATAACGTCGACATTATGCCCTCTACACCTTGCTGAACACTCCATTCAATTTCCTTCAGGTGAGCTTTTCTATTTTCTTCATTATAAGGTTGCTATAAAGTTGTTGTACTTTATTGCTGGTGATTGAATTCTATCAATAATATCTGAATACTAATCCTGTAACATTTCAATTTCTATTAGCTTGACATTCCTGCAGGCAGAGTCTTATTGAGCAGTTTGAGACAAGAGGGGTATGTTGTAggggaatttacagtaaagacccTCGGACCAGGTGTGTAAATTCATTATGGATGTCCTTTTTCCAGAGGTAAGTCTCATGTATTAGCTATACTCTGCATTAACGTCAGATtcacattgttttaaatgtcaaatagtTTATCCATAATGTGAGACCATTGCTCTAAAAGAATGGTTTTTGAGACACTTTTCATTTTGTGGTAAAAAGCTAAACATGAAAAATCATACATGGCTTCTTCGGGTGTGTGATCAATCTCAATTCTTTCTCTGGTAGTCCATTATCTGTGCCCTGGCTTTTGTGGAAAATCTGTCCATTCTAAAGGCTGAGGAGAAATTTCAGCGAAGACCTGTCATTTACATAAGGTACTGTAAGGATACTATAAAGGAAAACATTTCTTTCAACAACTATCTAACTTTTGTTTATCAGTGAGTGGGAGCATTTTTACAGGAGGACAGAGCAATAATTAAAAGAGAGAGTCATCAATGGGAGTCATCCTAgttcatgtttttaataaatggtgttaataaataatgttgtaCACAAAAGTTGGCTTTTTCTTCTCAGATGGCTAAATGGCCCTTGGAATTTTAGAAAAGGGTGAATTGTGTTTGTCTTTGTAGGACACTGTTCTGTTGCTGTATGACAACCAATAGTGTATATTAAAGcataaatattgaataaatatttaattgatggTCCATATGATTACACTGTATGCCTGATGGGCTAAATATGGTTAATAACTGAATGTAACTATATATAAATTCACAACAACATATCACTCCATCTCCTGTATATATGAAAACCTACAGTGAATATTAGGCTACAGTAGATCATGTATCATTACATTGTCCATTTGATCCAAATAtgtgcatttttgtatttactAATTAAATGTGTAATGTTTTCAAAAACACTAATTGAGTTGTCTCCTGTATAGGCTATGCATGTAGGCCAACAATGAATATGTAGAGATTTTAATCCGTAGTGCAGATCATCTGATAtcttaatgtaatttatttaaattcacccacacagaagaaaaaaaaacaacaactctcAATTAGTCAATGTCTATGGACGGGAGTTGAGTGTCGTTTTTTTTCCCGCTGTATATCCTCCTCCTAGACGCATCAGGAACAACAGGGGCGTAAAACTGCCTGCTCCAGGTCTGCAGCCTCCCCGTATAACCCCAAACTGCTAATCGACTTAACACTTTTGAAATAAAGAAAGTTAAGCCTTGgttaaaaatactatttttaacttGTCCTCCAAAACAGAGACTGGACTTTATTACTGGCATTGTTATTGATAAACCCACCAAGAGCCTATAACTCAGCTAATTTAAGATAAATTACATTAACTTTATTACAGAGAAAGTCTACACAGGAGCAACCATTATATTATATGCATTTCATTAAGGTGCCTTTATAGAGTTTGAATCTGCAGTCTTAGCACTGATCGATAACCAATGTGGCCTATAATGCCGTTTGGAAAAATTAGAGGTAAAATTGAAGGTACAAAAGAAAGCTTTAATCAGATGCAGTGAAACCGTGTGAGACATTAAAAGGGAGAGGAAAATATCTTTCCAAAATTGTTCCAAATACAGCGAGTCCACTACCATTGCACTgaaatttaacaatttatagGCCAGTCATGACAGTCTCCAAAATGGAATGTTAGAAACACACAGCAGGAAAAATGTGTAATGCAGACAAATACTGTATGACAGATAAATCATGTTAGCAAATACattgaaaattgaaaaatacCAAATATAAACAGTTGAGTAGAAATGAAAACTCTTACACACCCCACCACCTAAAGTGTGAACTTCAAAATATCAaggaaccaaaaaaaaaaaaaacccacaactTTGTTTGCTGTAATACGTGGTGTACAAATCCTGAGAACtctcaaaaacattaacaatattTGACGCAATTAAGGCGAAgtcttaattttaaaacataagaggTGGAAAGGTGCCAGTGAAACTATTAGGAAAAGGCTTAATTGGTGCTGAAGTGCTCTTGAAACAATAACTAAAGATTAATCTCTTTGGCTGATAAGTAATATTCCTGCAAATTCTGGATTACATACTATTAATGCATGAGGAAACTTCATATCAATTATAAAAATTTCccaatatttaatttactttgaaAATGGATAAATACTTTGTCTCtgatgtaaaatataaatagccaatatttattcaaatgcaTCGTAAGGCAGTCATCAACAGGGCAAAACGGACTACACCAAATAAACAGTTTCCGTTTCACTGGAAAGATAAATGTTTGATAAGTGGCCGAtttctcttttttgtttgtttatcttGGACACAAAGTTATGCTCATGGCTCGAATAATTGTTTGGCTCAATCTGctttaaaacactgaaaattgCAGCAAAAAAATCCCAAAAGGATACAATTGCCCTCAAAGCATACAAAATTTCATTTGAACAAGACAAACTTGGTGGCAAAAATAACAGATCCTCATGTGTAACACCCATAGGCTCAGCTTTGATATGCTGAAATTTACTCAGGAGTTGGCTCTGATCCCTCACTCTTCAGATCGTTCTCCTCATCGCTATCCACACCCGAGCGTCCAGCTGTACGACGTACGTTTACAGTGAAATCTCCACGCCTAGAGGAGATACACATAACATTAAATGTGTACAAATTTGCTGAAAAGTTTCAGACTTATTTGTCAGTAACTTCTCATTTTAAAAGCGGTGTTTGTGGAGGAGTGATAAGGCTATCACAAAGCAGCAGAGAACGCACCTGAGTTTGTTCTTGAGGGTGCTGACCTCTCGGTTCATAAGACTAGCAGATTCGGTGGCATCTTCCAGCTCTCTCTGCAGCTTCCTGCGGGAGGCGTTAGCTCGAGCCGCTTCCTCCTCAGTCTCTTCTAGCTGCCTCTTCAACTGCTTCATACGAGTGTTCAGCTTCTCAGTCTGACCAAGAGGAagatttcattataaaaatggCATTCAAATTACTGATACTTTTGAGATGTCCACTATTAAGagtaaaattttaaaacaaaacaggcTTGAATTTAAATTAGCTGTACTGAACAAGTGGACCAAAATCACCTTTAATTGACAATATATAAAAGGTCAAATTAAGACTCTGTCTTGGATTTGCAGTAGTTTGAACAAGCTTACTGTATTGTAAACTAATTGCACAGCCTACCTCATTTTTGTATTGCTCAGCATTGCGTCTCTCATCATCAACCTGCAGTAAGATCTCTTTGAGCTTCTTCTCCACACGGCGCACCTGTTTTGTGGACTGCTGCCTCTCCCTGACAGGTTTAGAGACCCAAAGTAAATCACTGACAGTCACTGAGGAAAGCTGCATCATGTTAacacactaataataataaataataacctTCCAACACAAGCTGACAACTGAAAGGTTACTGGGGGGATATGAGGTGTAATTATGCTGTATAACACAAACCATCTCTAACACTCACTTCATCTCAACATCCAACTGCTCTTCGAGCTGTGGGATCTTGGCCTCCAGGGCAGCGATGGTGGACTTGTACTTGCTCTTTACAGCTACCTCCAAATCCTGAAGCTTCTGCTTTAGGTCCTTGTTCTGGCGGTCCAGCTGAGAGCGCAAACCCTCCAGACGCTGGCAGTTACCACGCTCTGCAGTCAACTCCACTGTAATCTGCTCAGCCTGACGTAAAACCAAAATAAAGCCACAGAGAGTCAAGATGAACTCCGTTTGAAGTGTTCCCAATCTCAGCAGTCATCTCATGAAGCTCTCGGTACTCTACCTGCAGTGTAGCTTTCTTCAGTCGATCATTGATCAGTTCCACATTGAGATGTTCTTCCTCAAGTTCCTCCTCAAGCTGAGCAATACGTGCCTCCAGTCTCCTCCTCTCGTCGCTGCTCAGCGAGCTGATGAAGAAAAAGCATACAATATTTAAACCATTGAACCCAGTAAGTTACCGAATACATTTCGATTTTCTTGGACCTAAACCTGTCTGATGCAGGATACCCTACCAAACAATACGTCACAATAACAACAGGTAACTCACTTCTTGGCATTCTGGCTATTGATCTCATCCTGCAGCTCATCTCGTTCTTGTTGGATTTGTCTCTTTGCTCTATCAGCAGCAGCCAGATCCTACAGAGACAAAAATGGGAAACATCTACCACATCCTTTTATAAATAACTATTCTTCTAATCTTACAATCAAATTGACCCTAGTTGCAGCACAATTCTGATCAAACAAGACAAACCTCATGCAGCTGCATGATCTCAGCCTCCATGCTCTTGATCTTGCGCTCGTTTTCTTTGGCCTGGCTAAGAGCCTCATCTCTGGACAGACGCAGATCCTCAAACTCTCTGATCTGATCTTTCATCTGGGCCTGCAAAAGCAAGAGAGAAAATGACATGGAAACAGTGTCGGAGCTGTAGCCTACCGGATACTGCATGTGCTCTAATTGTTTTATTCCACATGCAAAAGTACAGATTGAAGTCGCAAATGTCCCCACCACTTTAATACAAAAGTGAGGCCCATGCTCATTTAGAATGTGTATATGGTGAATACCTGTAGTTTCTTGAGCTGTTTGAGGGCCTCATCACGAGCCTTGTTAGCATTGTCGATCTGAGCAGCCAACTCTGACAGATCCAGCTCAAGCTTCTTGCGCACAGATACGGCCTGAGCCCGCTGTTTCCTCTCATCCTCAAGCTCCATCTCCATCTCACGCACCTGACATTAAAAGCACATTCAGTAGTTGTGCATCTCCCAGTTTCCCAACATGCATCAGCATCTCTTGGATTAACATTGCTCTGGAGAAGTCAGGCAGGTGAGCACATACCTGTTTGACTAACTGCTTCCGTTTCTCCTCACCCTGCTCATCTCTGCTCTGCAGGTCTCTCTCAAACTGAGCCTTCATGGCCTGCATGTTGACCTCCAGGCGCAGTTTGGCATCTTCTGTGAGCTGCAGTTCATCCTCCAGCTCTTCCAACTGAGTCTTCATTTCCACTAACTGCTGTTCCATTCCTCGCTTGGCCCGCTCAAGTTCATGCACCTTAAAAGAAAAAACGATTGTGCACAACTAAGATAAGGGGGTAAGAATAAATCATGACCGCCACTTTTTGCAAACTGCTGCCAAAGCACACTGGATAAAGTCATTTGCCCagtcaaatatttaaatcagtTGATCCTAATGAAAGCTTACCACATGCCAAAACCATTCCGATTTACCACAATGAGCAAGACCTTCAGAGATTGTACTTTTTCTATTAATGTACGGCAGAAGACTTCACTATTGAACTAATTCACTTACAAAATCCTTACATCTTTAGAAATTAATAGATGTTTTGGCAATGGCATGTAGACAATattagctctgttccaaaacagtTAGCATGTTATTAGGATAATTGCTGTCTAGGTTGGCAGCTTattaggttttggaacagagctgttgtcttaaaatacatgtaatgcTTAAGTTTCACATACACTCTTGCCAGCATCATCTTTGGATGACATCAGGTCCTCCATCTCAGTTTTGAGCTGCTTGTTGACCCGCTCCAGTTCGTCCTTCAAATCAGTAATTGCCTCCAACTCTCGAGTCAGAGTCAGGGCTCTGGTCTCTTTCTCACGGGCCTCTGCCTCAGCACGATCCCTCTCCTCAGCATACTTCTGAGAGATGTTCTTCTCCTCTGCCAGCATCTGCACAGATTGAGGCATTTTATCACTTATGGTGATTAAacctcaaattattttttaaactttgtaGAAAAACTCAGAGAAGTAGCATTCCATTAACGGTCTTCTACCTGGTCAAACTTCTTCTGTTTACGTTCCAGCTCCTGAACGGTCTGGCGCAGGTGAGCCTGGTCTACCAGGACATCATCTAGCTCCCGCTGCAGACGTGTCTTGGTCTTCTCCAGTTTATCGTAGCCAGCATTCCTCTCCTCCAACTGCTGCATGACGCTTTCCACCTCCCTCTGCAATTTCTTTTTCCCATCCTCCATGCTTTCCAGGCTCTGGGCCTCTTGCTCAACCTTTTTCTTCAGGTCTGCCAACTGAGAAACAAGCAAAAACAATAAGAACAGttctttcaaaacacaaattgcTTCTAGATCAGCACCATCATCTAGAAGAATGTATCCACAGACTCCGGTGTGCACATACCTGAGATTGAGCCGTGTGCAGCtgcttttcaacatttttcttgctctcctcttcctcctccagcATCTCTTTCAGGTTGTTCTGTTCATCCTCCAGTTGCCGAACACGAGTGGAGAATGCAAGTTTCTGCCTGGTCTCCTCCTCCAATAATGCCTACCCACAGAGAAAATATAAACTAACTTTTGAAAAAcagaataaagttttattttcatcAGCAACAGTGGTAAAACATCCGTTTAAAAAACAACTCCCCATTAATGTTAGGGCAAGCAGGACTAATAACACTTGTGACCAACTGAGCAACCCTCAGTGAAAAGTGTGAAAATTGTGTGACCAAATTGTACCTGTGTGTCTTTAAGTTGAGACTCAACAGAAGAACAATCTTTTGCAGCTTTGATGGATTTGCTCTCCACCTTGCTCAGGGTGCCCTGTAGAGTGTCGAGCTCCACCTAAACATTGACAAAATGATAAGATTTTCAACAAGGCTCAAATTTCCACTAAAATGTGCAATTATCCAAGTGCATCAAAGTGTAAAAATCTCTACAAGATCCTTTTAGTTTCAATACCTGCATCTTCGACACTTTATCAGCCAGTTCctgtttctgtctctcactcTCTCCATGTTTGACCTGAAGCTCCTGGAGCTGCGATTCTGCTTTCTTCCTGCGGTGCTCAGATTCATTTTTGCCTTGTGACGATGACTGAAGTTCGATCTGAAGTTCGTTGCGTTCACTCTCCAGAGCCTGTTTAGCCTTTTCCACAGATGCCTTAGCCTGAGGGATCCAACAGTGAAAGTTAGTCAACATTTTTCTGCACAGTTTGCTTCTGGGGATGGAAAGAAAATCCAGACTTCTCAGAGAAACTCTACCTTAAAATAAActggtcaaaaatgacaaaattgtcatttttctaAAAAGTGCCAGGAGTGCTAAATACATACAACTGctacatattttaaatcatagcaccaccttttaaaaaaaacagaaaaaacaaaaacaaaggctAAACACTAATAGGATCAACATTAAAAGGCAAGAAAAACCTCACAATTTCCAAAGCAGCATTATTAACAGCATTGGTTTAGGAGAGGCACGTGGTCTCACCCTTTTGGCCTGCTCAAGCTGTTCATTGAGCTCCTCAAAGGCCTGGTTGTGTTTCTGTCGCACTTCAGCTAGCATCTGTTCATGTGAACGAGCCTCATCTTCCAGAGTCTTCTTTAGCTGAGTCACTTCAGTCTCTCTCTTTGTCCTTCAGAtagaaagagaagagaagaatCTTGAAGCTGATATAGGATAGTGCTGTAGTACCTTTATTTTCCCATAAGAATGACGTGCTACCCTTGCACAATTTCCATCACAGATAATCCAACTGTAATTACCAGTCATAAATTAAACTCAAAAGTACAGATTATTTGAAGCAAAATCTCTCAAGTCAGGTCTTCACTAGCCCAGCAGTTTTCCTCATGGCTGACCTGAGTTCCTGCTGAGCAGCAGTAGAGTCCAGTGTGTCCTCAAGCTCGGTCTTTAGAGCCTCCAGTTCTTCTCCCAGGTCCCTGCGGTGTTTCTCAGCTTTAGCACGAGCAGCTTTCTCCAGCTCCAGATCTTCCTGCAGCTCTGAGAGCTGGGCCTCCAACTCACGAATGTTCTTCTGGGCAGCATTCTTAAGTGCAGCTTCCTCCTCAATCCTACAGTGGGTGGTGGGGGGGGAaagaaataattacaaaaatgtagcTAGAAATGAAAAACATGTTACTAAGGGAAAGTGTTAGGCCTAAACGACAAATATGGAAGTGATCGATAGATGAAATTgaagataaatgctgatcctcCAGTAACGACTGATAGGTTTTCGTTACATGTTTTACTCACCTTGCTAGTGCAGCCTGGAGCTCTTCCTCCTTCTTGGCCAGTTGGGCACGGAGCTCTGCGATCTGAGCCTGCAGCTCTGCAATCTGATCATGCAGATCTGTAGAATCACCCTCCAACTTCCGTCTACTCTTCTCCAACTCTTGCCTCTGCTTCTCTTCCTTCCTTAAGCGATCTAAGAGAGTGGACATTTAACATCTAAGagtataaaaactgaaaaaaaaccaaaaacacaaaaagcaaATATGTACCGAGATGGGAGTTTGTTGCTGCAAATAGagtcccccccccccaatcAGCATTCTTGGGCTGACTTTAGacaacagcatttttaaaaattattttaaggtCCTGAAAACTTACCCTCCAGGTCGGTAATCATGGCTTCATGTTTGTTCTTGAGTTTCTGCAAACTCTTGGACTTCTCTTCCTCTTCAGCCAGGTTAGTGGTGAACTCAGAAATTCTCTCCTCCAGCTGCTTTTTCTCCTGCAAGCACAGATGCCAACACAACTATCAGAACAAGCACTAAATAGTTTTTACAGCAGATAAATGGACACCTCATGCAGTCCCTACAGGTTAgttggagtaatggctgatttTATATCTGGGTTGGAAATCGAGAAATGGTTCTTTTTTAGAAAAGTTACTCATCTCAACTGTAGTCAAACTTATCTTTGGGAAACAGTTATAGTTGTAGTGAAATACTACAACATTTGTTGCGTGTAGTATTGAATTAATTGTCTGGAGCCAATTTCATATGGTGGAATCAGAATCAGGTTAAATTTCTACTCCAATTACTAAATCGTGAATTGAAACTACATTGCTGATGAATGTAAAAGCATAACGTGTTTGTTAGACCTTGTTAAGTTTGGAGTTTTGGTCATCAAGAACCATAATTTC
It encodes the following:
- the myh9a gene encoding myosin-9a isoform X2 yields the protein MSDAEKFLYADRNTINDPLAQADWASKKLVWVPSEKLGFEAGSVKEETGDECLVELLDSGRKIKVNKDDIQKMNPPKFSKVEDMAELTCLNEASVLHNLRERYYSGLIYTYSGLFCVVINPYKHLPIYTEEIVEMYKGKKRHEMPPHIYAITDNAYRSMMQDREDQSILCTGESGAGKTENTKKVIQYLAFVASSFKTKKDQGELEKQLLQANPILEAFGNAKTVKNDNSSRFGKFIRINFDVNGYIVGANIETYLLEKSRAIRQAKDERTFHVFYYLLSGAGDKFRAELCLEDYNKYRFLSNGNVTIPGQQDKELFAETIDAFRIMGIPDEEQTGLLKVVSAVLHLGNMSFKKERNSDQASMPDDTAAQKVSHLLGMNVTDFTRAILMPRIKVGRDYVQKAQTQEQAEFAVEALAKATYERLFRWLVMRINKALDKTKRQGASFIGILDIAGFEIFELNSFEQLCINYTNEKLQQLFNHTMFILEQEEYQREGIEWSFIDFGLDLQPCIELIEKTAGPPGILALLDEECWFPKATDKSFVAKVVQELGNNSKFQKPKKLKDDSDFCIIHYAGKVDYKANEWLMKNMDPLNDNVATLLNLSSDKFVSELWKDVDRIVGLDKVAGMAESLHGAVKTRKGMFRTVGQLYKEQLTNLMTTLRNTNPNFVRCIIPNHEKKAGKLAHHLVLDQLKCNGVLEGIRICRQGFPNRIVFQEFRQRYEILTPNAIPKGFMDGKQACVLMIKALELDSNLYRIGQSKVFFRAGVLAHLEEERDLKITDVIITFQAWCRGYVARRAFAKRQQQLTAMRVIQRNCAAYLKLRNWHWWRLFTKVKPLLQVTRQEEEMIAKEEELVKMKERQQQAEDQLKEFEAKQQQLNAEKMALQEQLQAETELCQEAEEMRARLAARQQEVEEILHDLESRLEEEEERVSQFQVERKKMQQNISDLEQQLDEEEAARQKLQLEKVTMDAKLKKIEEEIMVLDDQNSKLNKEKKQLEERISEFTTNLAEEEEKSKSLQKLKNKHEAMITDLEDRLRKEEKQRQELEKSRRKLEGDSTDLHDQIAELQAQIAELRAQLAKKEEELQAALARIEEEAALKNAAQKNIRELEAQLSELQEDLELEKAARAKAEKHRRDLGEELEALKTELEDTLDSTAAQQELRTKRETEVTQLKKTLEDEARSHEQMLAEVRQKHNQAFEELNEQLEQAKRAKASVEKAKQALESERNELQIELQSSSQGKNESEHRRKKAESQLQELQVKHGESERQKQELADKVSKMQVELDTLQGTLSKVESKSIKAAKDCSSVESQLKDTQALLEEETRQKLAFSTRVRQLEDEQNNLKEMLEEEEESKKNVEKQLHTAQSQLADLKKKVEQEAQSLESMEDGKKKLQREVESVMQQLEERNAGYDKLEKTKTRLQRELDDVLVDQAHLRQTVQELERKQKKFDQMLAEEKNISQKYAEERDRAEAEAREKETRALTLTRELEAITDLKDELERVNKQLKTEMEDLMSSKDDAGKSVHELERAKRGMEQQLVEMKTQLEELEDELQLTEDAKLRLEVNMQAMKAQFERDLQSRDEQGEEKRKQLVKQVREMEMELEDERKQRAQAVSVRKKLELDLSELAAQIDNANKARDEALKQLKKLQAQMKDQIREFEDLRLSRDEALSQAKENERKIKSMEAEIMQLHEDLAAADRAKRQIQQERDELQDEINSQNAKNSLSSDERRRLEARIAQLEEELEEEHLNVELINDRLKKATLQAEQITVELTAERGNCQRLEGLRSQLDRQNKDLKQKLQDLEVAVKSKYKSTIAALEAKIPQLEEQLDVEMKERQQSTKQVRRVEKKLKEILLQVDDERRNAEQYKNETEKLNTRMKQLKRQLEETEEEAARANASRRKLQRELEDATESASLMNREVSTLKNKLRRGDFTVNVRRTAGRSGVDSDEENDLKSEGSEPTPE